A stretch of the Teredinibacter haidensis genome encodes the following:
- a CDS encoding RHS repeat domain-containing protein, which produces MLGFVSSGRPPYPLGAFPIIHACGLVYQSGSIGSRTYDPNSNLITRNTTPQTSDYHYDALDRLIGDSIDNAQSSTFNYDLSGNRLRKGQAEFNEEEYTYLAGSNRLLLTEKLDNDEPANLNTIVARATTYNDANRRYQVFAPGVIEPIATYIFNAQGQRTRKITADGTVIYHYDSHGMLITETRATGELIKDYIWNGMSPVAQIDSVAGTETVSFLHTDHLYTPRFATNSSGTIVWRWEGEAFGETNDEALNQFTYNLRFPGQYFDVETQTHYNWMRSYDPSLGRYVQSDPIGLEAGINTYAYVGDNPLSRIDPKGLWDFYVTGNIEGSLVWGISLVQGFYIGSNGVGPIDSFGGVIGVEAGAEIEFGFYTGNTPPKDVNGFEIELDTGPVGFCYGETTSGKTMGMNFGPGSPGFLTTLPGSSFSIF; this is translated from the coding sequence GTGCTGGGTTTTGTTAGCTCTGGTCGTCCTCCTTATCCCTTAGGCGCCTTCCCGATTATTCATGCATGCGGCCTCGTCTACCAAAGCGGCAGCATTGGTAGCCGCACCTACGACCCCAACTCCAACCTCATTACGCGCAACACCACACCCCAAACCAGTGATTACCACTACGACGCGTTAGATCGGCTCATTGGCGACAGTATCGACAATGCCCAGTCTTCAACCTTTAATTACGACCTCAGTGGCAACCGCTTGCGTAAAGGCCAGGCCGAATTCAACGAGGAGGAATACACTTATCTGGCGGGTTCTAATCGCTTATTATTAACCGAAAAGCTCGACAACGACGAACCTGCCAACCTCAACACCATCGTTGCCCGCGCCACTACCTACAACGATGCCAATCGCCGTTACCAGGTGTTCGCTCCGGGTGTTATCGAGCCCATAGCAACCTATATTTTTAATGCCCAGGGGCAACGAACGAGAAAGATCACCGCCGACGGTACGGTTATTTATCACTACGATAGCCACGGCATGCTCATCACAGAGACTCGTGCAACCGGTGAATTAATTAAGGATTACATTTGGAATGGCATGAGCCCAGTGGCGCAGATAGATTCTGTGGCGGGCACTGAGACGGTTTCTTTCCTGCATACGGATCATTTGTACACACCGAGGTTTGCTACGAACTCATCCGGTACTATTGTTTGGCGTTGGGAGGGCGAGGCGTTTGGAGAAACAAATGACGAGGCGCTGAATCAGTTTACGTATAATTTGCGGTTTCCGGGGCAGTATTTTGATGTGGAGACACAGACGCATTACAATTGGATGCGGAGTTATGACCCCAGTCTTGGACGATACGTTCAGAGTGATCCTATTGGGCTTGAGGCTGGGATTAATACTTATGCTTATGTGGGGGATAATCCGTTGAGTAGAATTGATCCAAAAGGATTATGGGATTTTTATGTCACAGGCAACATCGAGGGTTCTTTGGTTTGGGGGATTTCCTTAGTGCAGGGTTTCTATATTGGATCAAATGGTGTTGGTCCCATCGATAGTTTTGGCGGGGTTATTGGGGTAGAAGCTGGAGCGGAGATAGAGTTTGGATTTTATACGGGGAATACTCCGCCTAAAGATGTAAATGGGTTTGAAATAGAGCTCGATACTGGACCTGTTGGTTTTTGTTATGGTGAAACAACCTCTGGAAAAACTATGGGAATGAATTTTGGTCCAGGTTCTCCAGGCTTTTTAACAACCCTACCGGGGAGCAGTTTTTCTATATTTTGA